One Carassius gibelio isolate Cgi1373 ecotype wild population from Czech Republic chromosome A7, carGib1.2-hapl.c, whole genome shotgun sequence DNA window includes the following coding sequences:
- the LOC128017565 gene encoding fucolectin-1-like → MHALVISDHHKYLVDDLTNKMEELSYLFLLLENLALKGKAVQSSIYSTWGASNAIDGIRYAPGPGSTCSHTDNELNPWWRLDLLDSYHIYNVTITNRADCCPEQTTGVEIRIGNSLENNGNNNPRCGVTSLVPAGSSVSFFCGGMEGRYVNMYIPGIQRNLVLCEVEVYGTGLQEMSINIMNNVLAES, encoded by the exons ATGCATGCTCTCGTCATATCTGACCATCACAAGTATCTGGTTGATGATTTAACAAACAAGATGGAGGAACTCTCTTATCTGTTCTTACTTTTGG agaatttggcattaAAAGGAAAAGCTGTACAGTCATCCATATATTCCACTTGGGGAGCTTCAAACGCCATCGACGGCATCAGATACGCTCCAGGTCCAGGCTCAACCTGCTCCCACACAGATAACGAGCTCAACCCGTGGTGGAGGCTGGACCTGCTGGATTCTTACCACATTTACAACGTGACCATCACCAACAGAGCCGACTGCTGTCCGGAGCAAACGACTGGAGTAGAGATCCGCATCGGAAACTCTCTGGAAAACAACGGCAACAACAATCCCAG atGTGGTGTCACTTCACTTGTTCCAGCAGGCAGTTCTGTCAGTTTCTTTTGTGGTGGAATGGAAGGTCGTTATGTGAACATGTACATTCCTGGCATCCAGAGAAATCTCGTGCTGTGTGAGGTGGAGGTTTATGGAACAG GCTTACAGGAAATGTCTATAAACATCATGAATAATGTCCTGGCAGAAAGTTAG